The genomic segment GCAAATAAGCGCACAGCCTAAGGTATCATTACTGATAAGTTTCAAAATAGCTACTCTTCATCTGCACTATAATATTATGAACTAGAATGGTATAGTAACAAATCCACAATAAATAACTCTTGGCATCGTAATAACAGAATCAGGAAAATGGATTGCCAATTCGTTTCATTCCGAAGCTTTTTTGTTCTTGCTCTGGACTCCTCAGTACTTCGAAAGGCATGATGGAACTCTCGATTATCTCTCTGTCGTCTGAAGGGAAATCTTCAAAGCTCATATTACTAAAACCGCCGTCGTTTCGGTCCTTAGAAGATTTTTTCGACTTGGAATTAGCTTTCTTCGAAGTCTTGTCGCCTTTAGCCGACTTTTTCGGCTTACCTGCAAATGTACTGCTGTCGTCAGAGAGGTTATCATCGATCAAGAAATACTTAGTTTTCTGATCTTTATccttctttttgtctttcttgtTTTTGTGACCACCATCCTGAGTCTGATTCTCATCTATAAATTCTAGTTTTAAGCTGCTCCGAGAAGACATTGGAGATGGTAAATTCTTGCTGACGTAAGTATTTGGTAGAAGCAGTTCTGTGAAAAGATGTTCTTTCTTAGACAGTTCCATACTTTCCCGTTTTAGGCTCTCTCGTTTCGGTTCAAAGCTTTCCCTCCGACTGTCATAACTGTCACGTTTGAGTTCAAAACTTCCCCTATTCGGGATATCGATAGGATCCCCTTTGACACGAAGTTCTACGCTGCTTCTGTTCGAAAAGTCCATTGGTTCCCTTTTGGTACGAAGCTCTACACTGCCTCTATTGGGAAAATCTATTACTTCTCTTTTAGAACGAAGCTCTATGCTGCCTCTATTAGGAAAGTCCATGGGTTCCCTTTTGGAGCGAAGCTCTATGCTACCTCTGTTGGAAAAATCCATGGGTTCCCTTTTGGAGCGAAGCTCTATGCTACCTCTGTTGGAAAAATCCATGGGTTCTCTTTTGGCACGAAGTTCTGCGCTGCCTCTGTTGGGAAAGTCAATGGGTTCCCTTTTGACCCGTAACTCTACACTTTCATATGAGGCTCTGTGTTCTTTGGGAAGATCAGGGAAAGATGCTTCAAAGTTAGGTTGAAAGTTGACTTCATCGAAGTAGTTTAGTTTATGACTAGCGACTTCTATGCTCGGTGTTGGTAAGGATGGTTCTGCTGGGATAAAATCTTCTAAAAAAGGGTTTGAGTTCGGTGTACTGGCAGTAACTACTTGATTTTCACCACTTTCTGTAAAGTCGTCCTCAAAAGTTTTTGTTACAATGGAATTTTGGTCCGTTTGAAGGTTATCTTCCAAATCATGCTTGGGCTTTGATTTAGAAAAGGGAGCTAAAGCAAAAACGTCATTATTATCTTCAAAACTACTAGACGGAGCTATCCAAATATCAGCCTTATTCGTTCGAACATCTTTCGACGCCCATTTATTATTATACTGTTTGGTTTCACAGTCCGAGTCCAATTCGTCATCCATCAATAACGGTTTCTCTCCATACTGGTGCCCTACGAAGAGCATGTCCTCAGATTGCACAGCTGCTTTTTTAGTCTCTTGTCGTTGTTTGGTCCTTATAATTCTACTAGTACAGTCTTCTTCATGTGTTGCCATGCTCTCGCATTCGGCGTGGTAAGCGGAAGATCCGCAAGTTTTGATACTTTCACTGATGGTTTCACTGATAGCATCATCCTTAGCGGGTCTACGACTGTCTTCTTCCTCTCGTAGATCGCTCGCAGATCCAATAGAATCGTCATCCGATTCAGGATCAGATCCCCTATCGGCGCTTTTTTCATTACCGGCAACTTTCTcctctttcttttttttcttcttttctgtctTATTTCTATCGGACCTCAGATTCTTTATCGGTATTTCTACTGTCTTGTAGACTGAATGCAGCTTTTCTGgaatgtttattttcttctttctttttgatTTAACATCTTCGTCTGAGCTGCTGGTCGACGAAGTTGCATCATACACCCCCTGAGTTAACTTCTCATATTTGGAACGATCTTCTAATGGTGCTTTAACGAACGGCGGGGATATAGGTTGGTCAGATTCAGGTTCAGTATTAATCAGTGCTTCTCCTTCAGACGCTATCGCATGTTGTTCTGGAGATGAATCATACAGCGTTGTTTCTTCAGGTAATGTCTCTGTCACAGGTTTCTTCGACACTGTTTTTcctgaaattaatacaaaaatacgatgaaaaattattttaagtaaaGGAAAACATGTAGAATAGACTTACTTATTAATTTTCGGTGCGTTTAGATAGTTAGTGCTTAGTTATTCATAAAAATGTTTGCTTTTGTATTACCCAAATGTTTAATATTCTCGATACAAGTGATTTTCGGTATGTGGGCATTGTTCTGAAATCTAATTCATTTTTTACATTGGAAAAGTACTTTTTTATTCGCTTTTCGTATCCACTGACGTAAGCTGACAAGCAATTGCTTAGGACGCGGTTATTTGAGCGCGAATGTCGTCGCGTTAGCAGCACCGCTTTAGCGTCGCCCCAACCGGACACTGGCACTACTATGGAGTTAATTATACGAAGGACATTACCGttcgtatattttttttttttcagatagctCTTACAATTGGATCACTTACCCTTTATAATATATTCAAATTCATATCGACTGACAGAAATAATTTATATCTCAGaatttttgtttctttcattatcttaacataaaaaataattcttgtCAGATTTCATTAGATTAATGCAAATCAAACAGTGGACGAAGTGTGAAccacaatataaaataaaatgaagGAATGTTCTAAAGGATAAGAACAAAAGCAACCTGAAAAAAACAAGAGATATTTTGATGAAGACTGCAAATAGGCGCTAGAGGAAAGAAACACCAGGAGTTTAGAAACACGGAAATCAGAACGTAAATAccacaaaaaagaaagaaaactcATAGAAAAAAGAGGAAATATGAAACTATTTCAAAGGGACATACAAGATTATAagattagaaaaataaaaaacatatcgAGGCTACCAACCAAAGGCAATGTATTACAGGAATAATAACATAGAAAAAAGTtatgaaataaaaattgtaaacatgatctgtaacttataaattttgtttataattggtggtagaaaagaaaataaatttgagatttgggagattatctattccgggtgatttgtttctagcCAATTTTTTAACTGCGTCTTTAATTTAAAGAATCGTTGGAGGTTTCTCTTCCCTCCCGTCTGTTCCGCTTCTGtctctgtatctgtagagtagggagggcgagttaagtttcacagcacttaggccacaattgacccattgtgcatcctcccagggagctgtcacccttagctcattgtccatcctgccatttctaggaaggtggacaagtcaccaggagacatctctcttatgtgggcaggtgtgggccaggactcgccgaacgcgaactctcgtattaacgataactccgggcattcacataggacatgctctacagtttcgtcttctcgttcacacttcctacatagaggtgtgtctgctagccccagtgtgtggaggtgtttacttagttgacaatgaccagttgccaactggtcattgtcaactgcCAACAAAAACCAACTGctaaacgtaggtttttcctggtcatttccaagtacttctttgatgttgactcttcaaggttacttagtgttaccctggcaagtttacatcccaTCTTCCCATTCCcacttcccatctttttacggtttgcgtatgggagtgacatttgacaacttccgcgattgttgtagttgaccaaccaaaaagatccccaggtcctaagaatCTTGAGTTTATTTCATACCCCTCCCTAAACGAGGTTACCTAGTTGCCGTCTCATGAGGGGGGGAGGTTACAACTACTGGAGGGTTTCTGGGTAACCCCCTCCCTCCGGTTACGCCACTGCCTGGTTTAGTGCTGAGTGTCCGGACCGCGGAAGTGTAGTAGGTTTTCGAAACGGACCCTCAGGGAATATAATTGGTGACACCTGTAATAGAGAGAGTCAAAGACACCTATCAGTGAAAACAAAGTACACAAATTCGCAGAAGTAGAGAATTTCATATATCTTAGTAGCATATTCTCAAGGAAACATGGAACCGAAGAAGAAATCGAAGCAAGGTTGGCAGCTCAAAATAAATGTGTTCATGCACTAAACAATTTGAACAATAGTAAACTAATATCCAGGAAATTTGAATTGCAAAGTGTATAAAAAAAATCATCAGATCGATATTTCTCTTCGGAAGCGATACATGGATACTAAGAAAAGTTGACCAAAGAATGCTAGAGACGTGGAAATGTATAGTTCAAACAAAGATATATGAAGACAAGAAAATAGTAAGACCAAAAGAGAGATGGAAATTGAGGAATAAAGTAGAAAGAGATTTAAGATACTAGTAAACATTAGAAGgctaaaaaatgcatattttcaaaaaaaaatctcAGCTTTATTAGATATGAACATgaactttttttaaatacatattgtTTTATCTCTAAgttcaacaaaaattttttttatgtcccATGAATAGCCCATTTTCTATAGGGCGCCTAAGTTAACATCTCAAAAAAGGAGGACACTAAATCTCAGTATTAgtatatcttaaacaaaaaattccaACATGACAACTTAAAGAAGCGCCCTTGAAAGACAATCAACCACTTTTAAtcgaaaataaaagaaaagtaatatttaaaaatcatatgcGGACATTTgaagaaaaagttaaaaaaaattttcgattttttttctaaaaagtgGTTAATTGTCTTGTAAGGGCGTTTTCTTTAAGTAATCcagttaaatttttttgtttcaatGGTAATCTTTAGAATTAGTGTCCGCCATAGAACAACTTCTTTTTGAGTCCTTAACTGAGGGGCCCTCTAGAAAACTAACGCCCTCTTTGTAGTTCGtggaattaaaaaatgttttcttgtttaatacaaaaataaagtaatatttaaaaatcatgATTCTAATATATGTATTATGTTCGTATTTAataaacaagctgagatattttttttgaaaacatgcATTTTTTAGCCTTCTAATCTGTACTAATACCCTTAAAGGAATTCAATATTACTTATTGGAAGCCAAgtaataaataagaagaaatggATAGAAATAGCAAACCAAGCCTTGCGTTGACCAGTACTGCGGAGAAGTAGGtcatattcaatataaatttgagAAAGTACATTCAGAAAATAaacatgtttctttaaaattttcatCATATCCCAATTTTGACTGTAATGTTATTTTACTTGTCAGTATCTTCTTGTAGTATAGTCTTCAGGTAGCAGTCTCACAATGAAATTGAATATGTAGGTGTCTTCCAGTCTTCATGAGAACCTCGTAAAAAGGGCTGTTTCAAAAGCTCGTCAGTGGTAATCAAATAACGTTAGCGAGAATCAGGCAAATAAAACCGGCATTAGATCCCAAATCTGAATATTAACTACTTTTCATTAGTACATAAATCTAGTTAGTAATACCACCACCATTCTGGAACAGCCATTTTTAGAGATATCTTAGTAGGGAAATCGAGCTAAAGCTAGCCCGGTGACGTTTGAGGTAAATAAATTAGAAAAGCTCGTAACATAAAGCAATTTTATTGctaataaaatacaattatagCTGTACAAGAATATTGTTAATTCTTTTGTTAGTAGACGATCACAATAATACAGGTTCTAAATAATACATTATACAATAGAAGAAAATAAAGCGTTAACTTCAATAGCGAACGAAAAAAGTAAACATTTAtgtagaaaagaaaaatattcccgaaaaaaacttaaaatatttctaaaaatgctgttccaaaaataatagagataCCTAAATAAAGATaaacttataaaataaattggaatCTAAATACATTCTTTCCGATAATTTTAGGGTATTTAAGATAGTTATAGATGGCACAACTAGAGTCACATGTCAAAAATGGTACCATTTTACTAGTAAAATGTGTCGTCAAAACAAATTTCTATTgctaataagaaaaaaaaaaaaatacatatcgATACCATCGTAAATACTTATACATTCAGGCGCCTAAAAAACACCCCCTTTACCAAAtcgtaaataactttttttatttattgtccaattttttaaaaaagggatGAAATTATCAGTATGTCGCGGGAAGATTAAATGTCAATCGTTCTATAGCAGCGTTTCTCAAACTTATTTTTCGTGGCCCGGTTATTTTTGTGCTTATCCTTCGTGGCCCACTAATTTTTTTTGAATATcctggtgtgtgtgtgtgtgtgtgtgtgtgtgtgtgtgtgtgtgtgtgtgtgtgtgtgtgtgtgtgtgtgtgtgtgtgtgtgtgtgtgtgtgtgtgtgtgtgtgtgtgtgtgtgtgtgtgtgtgtgtgtgtgtgtgtgtgtgtgtgtgtgtgtgtgtgtgtgtgtgtgtgtgtgtgtgtgtgtgtgtgtgtgtgtgtgtgtgtgtgtgtgtgtgtgtgtgtgtgtgtgtgtgtgtgtgtgtgtgtgtgtgtgtgtgtgtgtgtgtgtgtgtgtgtgtgtgtgtgtgtgtgtgtgtgtgtgtgtgtgtgtgtgtgtgtgtgtgtgtgtgtgtgtgtgtgtgtgtgtgtgtgtgtgtgtgtgtgtgtgtgtgtgtgtgtgtgtgtgtgtgtgtgtgtgtgtgtgtgtgtgtgtgtgtgtgtgtgtgtgtgtgtgtgtgtgtgtgtgtgtgtgtgtgtgtgtgtgtgtgtgtgtgtgtgtgtgtgtgtgtgtgtgtgtgtgtgtgtgtgtgtgtgtgtgtgtgtgtgtgtgtgtgtgtgtgtgtgtgtgtgtgtgtgtgtgtgtgtgtgtgtgtgtgtgtgtgtgtgtgtgtgtgtgtgtgtgtgtgtgtgtgtgtgtgtgtgtgtgtgtgtgtgtgtgtgtgtgtgtgtgtgtgtgtgtgtgtgtgtgtgtgtgtgtgtgtgtgtgtgtgtgtgtgtgtgtgtgtgtgtgtgtgtgtgtgtgtgtgtgtgtgtgtgtgtgtgtgtgtgtgtgtgtgtgtgtgtgtgtgtgtgtgtgtgtgtgtgtgtgtgtgtgtgtgtgtgtgtgtgtgtgtgtgtgtgtgtatgtacaAGAAAACATGGGTACTCCTGGTTG from the Diabrotica undecimpunctata isolate CICGRU chromosome 1, icDiaUnde3, whole genome shotgun sequence genome contains:
- the Nak gene encoding uncharacterized protein Nak, with amino-acid sequence MKKLFSKIETKIDNTSRESNNYTGKVFIVGRQTVTVEDVLAEGGFAIVYSVKASNGSRYALKRMYVNNEQDLNVAKREIQIASSLSGHKNIIGYIDSSLTATGGGVYEVLLLMPYCQENVFGMMKSRGKATFTESEVLTIFCDTCEAVSRLHHCKTPIIHRDLKVENILVNENGNYVLCDFGSATARVLNPLEKGVAVVEEEIKRYTTLSYRSPEMVDMYCGKLISTKADIWALGCLLYKICFFTLPFGESTLAIQSGNFSIPDSSRYSKGLHQLIRYMLEPDPEQRPDIYQVSSIAFQLLGRENPVKNLMKSSTPNLDEIPVPPFESELKKTQIKVQTSKTVAPVIEGTSVMPRQRPKGSSATPLNLNNIPLTLCPSPTLAKKSQSPVVPAAQTNFQGNVPYNPPFPAPSSNSNNQNFSPNFFPTPEMPPPHLDSLFQSSIYPDPFRDDSGASPTTADANNGNKIESRDNFMSQAPASLPVNIVSPVSPENPLFDTGNVTQGVSLQMGSGLTESSNVIGGNSTPPASPTLAVPRGHRRNMSDTTAFNKAYASETSQFLAPFESSIKPRSVTSPTESCEDPNRTLAPMGTSASTKDLSRAMGPDSRSLSADVADWNPFEEAPFSQLTEDHIFGAEFDKIRRGSSNSLQGMKSKEGSTMSVSEDPFSSAPFSLPLRSRDRTNKGPHSSGKTVSKKPVTETLPEETTLYDSSPEQHAIASEGEALINTEPESDQPISPPFVKAPLEDRSKYEKLTQGVYDATSSTSSSDEDVKSKRKKKINIPEKLHSVYKTVEIPIKNLRSDRNKTEKKKKKKEEKVAGNEKSADRGSDPESDDDSIGSASDLREEEDSRRPAKDDAISETISESIKTCGSSAYHAECESMATHEEDCTSRIIRTKQRQETKKAAVQSEDMLFVGHQYGEKPLLMDDELDSDCETKQYNNKWASKDVRTNKADIWIAPSSSFEDNNDVFALAPFSKSKPKHDLEDNLQTDQNSIVTKTFEDDFTESGENQVVTASTPNSNPFLEDFIPAEPSLPTPSIEVASHKLNYFDEVNFQPNFEASFPDLPKEHRASYESVELRVKREPIDFPNRGSAELRAKREPMDFSNRGSIELRSKREPMDFSNRGSIELRSKREPMDFPNRGSIELRSKREVIDFPNRGSVELRTKREPMDFSNRSSVELRVKGDPIDIPNRGSFELKRDSYDSRRESFEPKRESLKRESMELSKKEHLFTELLLPNTYVSKNLPSPMSSRSSLKLEFIDENQTQDGGHKNKKDKKKDKDQKTKYFLIDDNLSDDSSTFAGKPKKSAKGDKTSKKANSKSKKSSKDRNDGGFSNMSFEDFPSDDREIIESSIMPFEVLRSPEQEQKSFGMKRIGNPFS